The sequence CTGGGCCAAGGGACCTGAGCTACTGCTCTGACCCAGCTGTGGAGCCCAGGGGAGCCCCTTCCTCCTAGTAGCAGGGATAGCCCTAGAGATCTGGCCATTACCAACATCTTGAGTTCCCCAACTGTGGCTAAAAATCAGAACAGGACAGGGGTAGCCCTGCCCCAGAATGTTCCCTAGCCTCCCCACTCCAACCTTACTTTATGCCTGGCCTACTGGGATAGGGGTCTCAGCCAAGTGGGAGGGGTTCCCAAAGGGTTCTTAAGTGGCAAGTGGGTGCTCTGATGATGAACTGAGCTCTTTAGGCCACTGCTGTGGGGATCTGTTTGGGAGACATAGAGGCCTGGGGTGTGACCATGAGTCATGGCCTTTTCTCAGCCTACCCCAGGGCCAGCATGTCCAATCTGCTGGTCATTCTGGGCTAGGGAGGCTGGACTGCAGCCTGGTGAGAGCTAGGTCATGGCAGAAGTAGGCACCGTTACCACAGCATGCATAGTATGTGTGTTCATTCGTGTGTTGTAGTGCTGGATCTGGGAGACCAGTTCAGGATATTTGCAGACCCTGGCtctcaacccccaccccaccctgccctctcctctccaGGGTTCCTTTGAGCACTTTCAAGGCCCATCTACCCAAGGTTTGGTTAGTTagccctccttcctttcctggcAGTGCAGTCTAGGGCAAGTTCACTTTGGAGGCTTGGTTTCCTAACTTGTAAAAGGATTATTGGGAGGACCAAATGAAATAGACTGCTCAGGCCCTGGCAAGAAGAAGCAGAACAAATGTGGTTTTCCTCCCCAGTGCCCATCCATGCCATCTCATCCAGGAAGTCATGTTCTGCTGGGAAACCCAAGATAATAAGAAAAGAGAGTCTTCAGAGCACAGGGGACCTCTGTTTataagacaggagaaagaggcagtTAAATATTTCCTAAAACAAGAAACCTTCAGCATACAATTTCACCTTCTTCTTCATCCTCTTTGTATTCTGTCCCTGATGGCCTGAGGTGACACTGTTGTGTCTCTCccttccacccaccccacccactgtTGCCCTACGTTCACTCTTACCTGACTGCACTGTTACATAAATGCTAGGGAGTAGCACTATTAGCCCTGCATATAAAACTGTATGTCATGCTTGGTTGGGCTACCAGAAAAGCCAGCAACGaggaaggcaagaagaaagtggccTGCAGGCCTACTTGAGAGGCTGAGCCTGGGCGGAATGGGGAAGGGATTCTTCACCCCAGGCCATCCCCAAAGAAGTGAGGAAGACAGAGTCAGGAGAGGTCATGGACGAGGCCCAAACTATGTGCTGACTGTAAGCGCTGGCAGGGGGGACCAGGGTTTGGGCTCATCAGGCCTGGCCCAGCTCCAGGGTGTGGGAAACAAGGCCCAGAGGTTTGGCTTTCAGAATGGTGACCCCAGGAAGGGGCCAGAGGTGTGAGGAACAGGCACCAGCCTGCCGGCAGGAAGTCTCCGTCATTGCTTACCTGCTTCTagctcaccacccccacccccacccagaacAGACAGCTGGGCCTAGGGGGCACTGTGGCAGAGGCGTTGGGCTGGTTCTTACCCCTGGGCCCCTTCTCAGAAATGAGGCTCTGGCAGGACTGGTCGGGCAAAGTGGCTAGGGAGGCCACCGCTCCTATCGTGGAGGGGAAGAGGTTCAACCTGCTCACCTGAGGAGGCCGAGAAGAGTACTCACCTGAGCAGCACTTGGCCTTAGGGACCCTGCCCTAGATGGGTGCAGGCCTCCTGTGGATCTGTCCATCCTGAGGTATACAGGTGTGCATGCAAGAGGGAAAGTGCATGCCAGCGGGCCTGGCCTTCCTGTGGATGTGGTTCTTTGGCCTGTGTGTGGCCAGTAAGCACAGTGGATCTACGTAAGCAGTTACCAGGTATAACATGATCGCCTCTCCAGTATTTACCTTTGCTCCGCCACTCCCTTTCTTAGTGCCCATGGAAGTTATCATTCAACTTTATTTATGAGCTTTTTTCAAGTCAAGCCTGTCTCCACATTAAGCTgaaaggaagggaaggcagagacagtGTCTGCTCCCTGTATGTCTTTAGCACCTAAAACGGAGCCTGATTTTTTAATGAACGACTTactctatatgtgtgtgtgatttGGGGccaggggggtggggtgaggggtggagggCAGGTCTCTGGGGGAGTTTGTGGACCCATGTTTTCTCTAGGGTCCTAGAACTCTCCAGTCCAAGGTGGCAGGAGATGCATCTGTGCCTggatggaggtggggggggtggggagaggctgCTGAGTCACCGTGTGGGAAGCAGTCAGGAGGAATGTGGGGCTGCCCTCAGCAGAGTTGGCCCTGGATGAGGTACCCCGGCCCTGGGGCCTTGCCGCCCCCTCTGAGGCCTGCTCCCAGTTGGCCCTGGAGAAGATGACTGCTCCCCGGGAGGGAAGAGATGCCAAGCCCGCCCAAGGCACCCAGGAGAGGGCAAGCAGCCAGGCAGGAAGTGGGACAGAGAACAGGCTAGAGTGTTTGTCCCATGTCCCAGGCTGTGGCAATCGCCCAAGGGCCCCGCAGGCTGAACTGCCAGGAAAAAGCCAGGTCAGGCTCTGAGGCCTAAACAGGGTTATTAAACAAAGGTGGGGAAAGGGGCAGGAGATGGATTCCCTTTCCACCCAGCAACCCAAGGTGGGTCTAAAGCAGGCAGGACTGACTGAACAGCAGGGCAAATGTGGGCGATGGCACTTCAAGGGCTGGAGCCACTCAAATCTAGGGGCCTTTGCTGAGCCCTGCATACCAGTACATGCAGTGGGGGAGGTGTCATCGGAGTCACTCTGGCCTCTCTACAGGTACTTTTCAAGGGGCCAAGTGGCATGCCTGGTAGTAGAGGACTTGTGGATTGGAACATGGGCCTACCAGTTAAGAATGCAGGTTTCTCTGGGCCCATTGTGGACTGAAGGAGACAGATCCTAAGATCTGTTTTTCAATTTGGGGACCTTGGAGGTCCAGGTGGAACCACCTGGGGGAAGGCAAAAGCCTGAGGTACTGAGGGCCTGAGCAATCTATGGATCAGCCCCTATCCCTCACCATCTTCTCGCTCCCAGAGACACTCACACACCTTCACTTGCTCACTCAGCTCTCCCAGCTGGGTTTGTACCTCCCCGCACTCTTAACACTTTCTCCTTGGGCTTTCATGCTTTGTGGCTGCAGCTTATCACCCTCAGGGCTGTGAGCTTCCTCTAAGGCAGTAACTTCCATCTTCTCTCCACCCCCCTTCCTCATTCATGTTCACAAGCTCAAAAAGCATTTAGCAAATACTTGCTGAGTGCCAAGTGCTGTGCTAGGCTCTGCAGTGTGACAGGGAACAAGACAGACATGGCGCCCAAACCCAGAAAGCATATAGTTAGTGGGGAAGGAGACTAGTGTCTAGAATATTCTACTGTTGGTGGAAGGCCTCCGAGGGGGTTACACATGGAGTGGAGTGGGTTGCATAACATTGGCTAGAGAGACCCAGGGAGGCTTTCCAAAAAAGTATTAATCTAATCTGAAACCTAAAGAATGGTGGGTGTTAGTCAGGACTCAGCACACACAAAGGACAAGAAAGTCTGGCACCTAAAATGGATGGATGATGCACAGAGTAGGTGCATGAGAAATGATTGCTGAATGAAGAGTGAACCCTGCCTGCAGTGGAATGCCTTTCCCCACCAGCACCCTGAGTGGGAGGTCATGGGGTTTCAGTACTTTCCCCTACCACTCTGCCCCAGTTCTGACAGCCATTCCCTTTGTCCCCAGCTGGAAGACTGTGCCCTTCAAGTGTCTCCTTCTGGATACTACTTGGACCCTGAGCTGTCCCTGGAAGAACAGAGGGAGATGCTGGAAGGCTTCTACGAAGAGATTAGGTCAGAGCTGGTGGGGCCAGGGAGGCAAGGCCAGTCCCCACCCTTGTTCCCACGTGGGGCTGCCTTAGGTGTCAGCAGCTGAGATACCCGATCTCCAACCTGAGCCTTGGGTTACCTCCCTACACCCCTGGGAACTGTGCCAGGGGATTCCTGAGCCCTGGCCTGCATTACCTGCTGCCTAGGATGGGAGTAGGGGGCTATCCTACATACCTGAAATGCCTATGCTTGCACTAATCCTCCTGTCCTGCCAGCCCTTGGGCCCTTGGAAGAGCAGCTGGGGAGGAGGTTGGCATGTGGAGGTCTTTGGCTGCCTTGGAGTGGGGAGAAGAACCTGAGAATGGGCTGGGAACTGCTGACCAGGCTGCTTGATTCCAGCAAAGGGCGGAAGCCCACACTGATCCTACGGACCCAGCTCTCCGTGAGGGTCAACGCCATCTTGGGTGAGTGCGTGTGAGGCCTTCCACGTCCAGCAGCCTCCCTTTCCCTGCACGGCAGCCCAGCTCAGTTCCATTTCTTTCAGGCCTGTGCTAGACAGGGCAGATAGGAAACAGGCTGTGTGTCCCCTTGCCCCATCCCTGTCCTCACCTCTCCTCCAAGGGCTAGGGCTGATGCCACAACTAGATAGCAGTGTGGGGGGGCGGTTGTCAAGAGTTAGGGAGGTGACAATTTTGAGAGTACTAGGATGAATATTCTTTGGGGCAGGGGATGTTGTAGTGTCTCAGTGGAGGAGTGTGTCTGTGTCCCCTTGGGGGGTTCCATGCCTGCCTTCCCTTGCAGAAAAGTTGTATGGCTCCAGTGGCCCTGAGCTCCGCCGCTCTCTCTTCTCTTTGAAGCAGATCTTCCAGGTGAGGCCTAGGGATGGGCTGAGGTTGGGCGCAGAGCCTGGACCCCCCTAAACTTCCCCATGGTGCCCCTAGGAGGACAAGGACCTGGTGCCTGAGTTTGTGCACTCAGAGGGGCTGAGTTGCCTGATCCGTGTGGGTGCTGCTGCTGACCACAACTACCAGAGCTACATCCTCCGAGGTCagctccacccctccccccatgaTCCCTGCCCCCAAAGGCCCCTCTCTGACCTCTTCTCTTCCCTGTGTCCCCAGCACTGGGCCAGCTGATGCTTTTTGTGGATGGGATGCTGGGTGTGGTGGCCCACAGTGAGACTGTGCAGTGGCTGTACACACTGTGTGCCAGCCTGGTAAGTGGCCCTCCACCCAGCCATGTACCCTATTCCCACTGGTGCTCTCTGGACCTTTGTCTCCTCTTGTGCAAAGCAGGCAGGACTGGGTGAATCTTGAGGCTCCTCAAAGCCTATAGACAGCACTCCAGTGCCTGGACCCTGAGCCAAGGCCTTTCTGCCTGGATTCCCCTCTCTGGGCCCAGCCCCAGGGGGCCTCACCCCTTCCCACCAGGAACTGGCACAGGCCTGGCCCAAGCCCCATTCATACGTGGTGACTCCATCCCCAGTCCCGCTTAGTGGTGAAGACGGCCCTGAAGCTGCTGCTGGTGTTTGTGGAATATTCTGAGAACAACGCACCGCTGTTCATCCGTGCAGTCAACTCCGTGGCCAGCACCACTGGTCAGAGACTGTCCCTGCCTCCCCAACACTCAGAGCCCACCCTCCTAcctgccgccccccaccccccatcctgtGACTTCCTTTCTGTGTGGCAGGTGCTCTTCCATGGGCCAATCTGGTGTCCATCTTGGAGGAGAAGAATGGCTCTGACCCTGAGCTGTTGGTGTATGCTGTCACCCTCATCAACAAGGTGTGGGCAGGGGACCAGGGGCCAACTCCGGATCCTCTGGGCTCTTGACCTCTGGGACCCACTGGTCTCAGCCTGCACCCTGGTCCCCACACTCTAGACACTGGCGGCACTCCCAGACCAGGACTCCTTCTATGACGTGACAGATGCACTGGAGCAGCAGGGCATGGAGGCACTAGTCCAGCGCCACTTGGGCACTGCAGGCACTGATGTTGACCTACGAGCACAGCTTGTGCTCTACGAGGTGGGCTGGTGACCAGGACCCagccaggaagaggaggagggagagagggggcatGGCTCCCCAGTCCCCCCACCCATCCACCCCAGTGGCTTACATCCTGGCCTGCTGCCTCTAGAGTGCCCTGCGTTTGGAAGATGGAGATATTGAGGAAGCTGCTGTCACAGGTGGGCGGCGGGAGCGCCGAAAGCCATCTtcggaggaggggaagaggagccGGCGATCACTGGAAGGCGGAGGTTGCCCCACACGAGCTCCTGAACCCAGGTAAGAGCTGCCTCCCAGGACGATAGCAGGGGTGGATCAGCCAGGCCTGGCGCATCCGTCTGAAACACCCTGCTTCcagccccgcaggccccgccccaccgATAGGCCCTACCTCCTGCCCACCTGGCCCTACCCGGACGACTGGAGCATCCTCCAGCCCCATGGGTGCTGCCTCTGGCCTCCTGGCCTCTGTGAGCCTCTTCCCCAGCATCTCCGTAGCGCCTTCAGCCGACAGCGCCTCCGAGAGGAGTATCTACAAGTAAGTATGGAGATGGACCCCCCAAGTCCTCTCTCCAACTGTCCCCGGTTCTGTGCCCTGCTCTGTGCCCCTCCACAGCGCCCTCAGCCTCTTCTGCCCAAACgcatgctttctctctttctttccagaCTTCACCAAACTGCTCCTATTTGGTAAGTGACTGCTGGGGGGCAGGTTTAGCTCTGACtggacctcctcctccttttcctcctcctcctcctcattttGGCTCTCTTGGGCTCTTCTTTCTGGCATTCTGCCTGTCTTTGGCTCTTGTTGtctattacacacacacacacacacacacacacttctgtcAGTCTCTGCTTCCGTTACTGTCTCCCCAACTCTCCCTTGTTCTGTTCTTTGTCCCTTACTGTACCTTGTCCTGCTCCATGTCAGTCTCTCCCCTCCACTTCTAACCTCCTCATGTCATGCCTCCCttattcctctcctcttcctcctgtgGCTGGGAAGGAACCCCCTGAGATCACTACCCAGCCCTGTGTGGGTATGACTGGCACCACAGTCACCATTCTTCCTCTCACCCCTTTCCCTCAGGGCCCCTGAGAACCCACCTGTCCCCCAACCCCCTACCCAGCAGGCCAGGCTGGAGTAAGTACAGAGGCCAACCTGCCAGGCCTGCCATGTGCTCAGGGCTTCAGCATTGCTTCCCCCAGCGGGGGTTCCATGTGCCCGATGAAGCCACAGTTGGGGGCCTCTCAGGCCCCTCTTCTCCCAGACTTATGCCTCCTCCATTATCCAAGTACTAAGTGCTGGGAGTCAGTTCGTGAAGGTCACGGTGGTCCCTGTGCTTCAGAAGCGATGCCTTCTTCAACAGCGTAGACCAGAGATGGGGATGTGGACTCCAGGATGGGGCCCATTCTCCCATGTTCTCAACCCAGGAATAGGGCAGGGAGGGGATCGAGGGTGAGATGTGGTAGAGGGGTCGGGGAGCAGCCTGGGCTGAGGGAAAGGCAGGGACCTGGCTGAGTGCTGACAGAGCCTGCAGGAGCCAGAGAAGAGACACCGCATCACTTCCATTGGTTCCACATAAACTAAGTACCCATCATGTGCCAGGCCCTATTCCGGGCATAAGCTATAGCTCATAGAAGCTGCCAGACATGCTGAAGAAAGAACAGCCTGCTGGGACAGctatccccttcccctgccctaaGGGTCCTTGTCTAGAATTAGGACAGTGCATGTCTACAGCAGCATGGCTATGGGTTAGATACTGAGTAGATCTTGTATGTTGACCTGGGAATGCTAGGTTGGTAGTGACTCTCCCCTGACATGGTCAGGCCCTGGGCCTGCTCAGCGCATGAACTGTtccctgtgtgtttgtgtgtgcctGCATTTGGGGGCAGTGCCCAGGGACCCTGCAAGGCATGCGCACCACCCCGGGCTGGGGTATTGTCAGATACCCCACTGACGAGAGCCTTCCCCCAGAGCCCGTTTCCTGGAGAATGTGGCGGCGGCAGAAACAGAGAAGCAGGCTGCGCTGGCCCAGGGCCGGGCAGAGACGCTGGCTGGGGCCATGTCCGATGAGGCCGACGGGCACCCAGGTGAGTAGGTAGGAGGGCAAAATCCACCTTTGCCCTGCTAACCCATAAGGAGCATGATTGACAACTGCTTCTCTCTCTTTAGATACTCAAGAACTATGGAGCTCTGCAGAGCCAGCCCCTGTACCCAGAACACCCCAGAGCCCTGTCCCCCAGGTCTTGTTTTGGGCCCAGAAGAGCCTTGAGCCAGAGCTCAAGGAGCCATTGGCTCCACCAAGCCCAAAGGCCGAGTCCATCCAGGAACTCCCTACTCGGGCACCCAAGCTCTGCATTGGAGATCTGGACTTTTCAGATCTGAGGGAGGATGAAGACCAGGACATGCTGAACATGGAGTCTCTGgaggctggcaaaggggtcccacccccactgcccctgATCTCTGGagactccccacctccccccccaccacctcccccacCTATCAAAGGGGTCCcactccctccaccccctccacccctgtTCTCTGGAGGtcctccaccacccccactcccacctccagCGGGCCCTCTTCCAGGCTCAGTGCCTGATGGCCTAGCCCTTCCCACCAAGAGGAAGACTGTAAAACTTTTCTGGCGGGAGCTGAAGCTGGCTGGGGGCCATGGAAGCTCTGGGGGCCACTTTGGACCCTGCCCTACTCTGTGGGCCTCACTGGAGCCTGTCTCAGTAGACACAGCCCGGCTGGAACATCTGTTTGAGTCTCGTGCCAAGGACGTGCTACCCTCCAAGGTAAACCCACCCTCATCTGCAAGGTAAGCCCAGTGAGGAGGCAGGCAAAGAATCAGAGATCAAGGGTCTGAGCTGCTGGAGCTGGCCACTCATTTCCCACATGGAGAATCCAAGGCAGAGAAAAGAGTAGGGACTTGTCCGACATGATGCAGTTCTGATACTAACTACCAAGAGTTAGGCCAAACTTCCCAGGTTAAAGGGAGCCTCCACTGTCTGAAGACAGCCCTCGCTTCAGATACCAGCTGCAAACTCGGGTTCCCAGGGCCACCCTTATTTCTGGCTACAAATTTGAGGGTTTCCACTACCCATTTCAGGTTCAATAATTTGCTAGAACCACTCACAGAACTCTGACAAGTACAATACTTGATATTACAGTTTAGGATACAGATAAGGAGGAACCAGAAGAAAGAGGCATAGGGCGAGGTCTGGGAGGGGCTTCGAGTGCAAAGCTTCCGGTGTCCTTTCCCCGTGGCACATCAGTGTGTATTCCCAACCATAGAAGCTCACCCAAGTCCTAATGTCAAGAGTTTTTACTGGGGTTACATTACTTAGGCATGATTGGTTGGGTCACTGTCCATGTGGGTGAACTCAGTTTCCAGTCTTCCTCCTCTCAAAGCCCCAACCCTCTCCTCTAAACATATGGTTGGTCTTTCTGATGTAGCCAGGCTCCCCCAGGACTATAGTCATCCTGTCAGCATAAACTACCAGGCCCACCATGAATAACTAGACACTCCCATCCAACCTAGGACAGGGGCCAGCTAAATTCTTACATATGAGGTCTCTCAACAAGGCGATCATCAGCAGAGCCTTAATTAGAATCTAAACTCTTCCCAATGCTTTACACATCCCAGAACCCCAGTTCTGGGGTGATCCCATCATTTAGGGAGTACCTTGGTTGTTGCCCCAGCTAGTCCTCTCCCCAATCTTACATTGCTCTTCCCCCAACCTCGCAGAAAGGTGGCGAGGGCCGCCGGACAATGACCACAGTGCTGGACCCCAAGCGCAGCAATGCCATCAACATCGGCCTAACCACACTGCCACCTGTGCATGTCATTAAAGCTGCCCTGCTCAGTTTCGATGAGTTTGCAGTCAGCAAAGATGGCATCGAGGTAAGGATACCCAGCTATAGGTGTGAGGAGGGAGATGGGATGTCTGGCCCTCTTGTTCAGTCAGTGGGCATTTCTTGTCCCTCTCCTGGTGGGCATGGGCTTGGGTTTCTGTAGGGGAGTCCCCATTCCCTGGGGCTCCCCCAGAAAACCTAGGGACAGGTAAAGACTAAGGCCTGAGAATGGGGGCGGTGACTCCATCCTCAGAAGCTACTGACCATGATGCCCACGGAGGAGGAGCGGCAGAAGATCGAAGAGGCCCAGCTGGCCAACCCTGACATACCCTTGGGCCCAGCTGAGAACTTCCTGCTGACCCTTGCCTCCATTGGAGGCCTGGCTGCCCGCCTACAACTCTGGGCCTTCAAGCTGGACTATGACAGCATGGAGAGGGTACCTGGGTCATAGGGTGGGACAGGAAGGGGGGCAGGCAAGCATGGGGACTATGGCA is a genomic window of Dasypus novemcinctus isolate mDasNov1 chromosome 18, mDasNov1.1.hap2, whole genome shotgun sequence containing:
- the FHOD1 gene encoding FH1/FH2 domain-containing protein 1 isoform X3, with the translated sequence MAGGEDCGDGVPVSVVTVRVQYLEDTDPFACANFPEPRRAPTCSLDGALPLCAQIPALHRLLGAPLKLEDCALQVSPSGYYLDPELSLEEQREMLEGFYEEISKGRKPTLILRTQLSVRVNAILEKLYGSSGPELRRSLFSLKQIFQEDKDLVPEFVHSEGLSCLIRVGAAADHNYQSYILRALGQLMLFVDGMLGVVAHSETVQWLYTLCASLSRLVVKTALKLLLVFVEYSENNAPLFIRAVNSVASTTGALPWANLVSILEEKNGSDPELLVYAVTLINKTLAALPDQDSFYDVTDALEQQGMEALVQRHLGTAGTDVDLRAQLVLYESALRLEDGDIEEAAVTGGRRERRKPSSEEGKRSRRSLEGGGCPTRAPEPSPAGPAPPIGPTSCPPGPTRTTGASSSPMGAASGLLASVSLFPSISVAPSADSASERSIYKLHQTAPIWAPENPPVPQPPTQQARLEARFLENVAAAETEKQAALAQGRAETLAGAMSDEADGHPDTQELWSSAEPAPVPRTPQSPVPQVLFWAQKSLEPELKEPLAPPSPKAESIQELPTRAPKLCIGDLDFSDLREDEDQDMLNMESLEAGKGVPPPLPLISGDSPPPPPPPPPPIKGVPLPPPPPPLFSGGPPPPPLPPPAGPLPGSVPDGLALPTKRKTVKLFWRELKLAGGHGSSGGHFGPCPTLWASLEPVSVDTARLEHLFESRAKDVLPSKKGGEGRRTMTTVLDPKRSNAINIGLTTLPPVHVIKAALLSFDEFAVSKDGIEKLLTMMPTEEERQKIEEAQLANPDIPLGPAENFLLTLASIGGLAARLQLWAFKLDYDSMEREIAEPLFDLKMGMEQLVQNATFHCILATLLAVGNFLNGSQVDFEQLAENLGQLERRSRATEESLRGLAKHELTPALRARLTHFLAHCARRVAMLKVVHRRVCNRFHAFLLYLGYTAQAAREVRIMQFCHTLREFALEYRTCRERVLQQQQKRATYRERNKTRGRMITETEKFSGVAGEAPSNPVIPVAVGSGPGQGDADSHISMKTLLTSRPEDTTHGRRSRGMVQSSSPVMPTVVGPSTAPSEETLGSSSPSDTSDEIMDLLVQSVTKSSPRALAARERKRSRGNRKSLRRTLKSGLGDDLVQALGLSKGPGLEV
- the FHOD1 gene encoding FH1/FH2 domain-containing protein 1 isoform X2, giving the protein MAGGEDCGDGVPVSVVTVRVQYLEDTDPFACANFPEPRRAPTCSLDGALPLCAQIPALHRLLGAPLKLEDCALQVSPSGYYLDPELSLEEQREMLEGFYEEISKGRKPTLILRTQLSVRVNAILEKLYGSSGPELRRSLFSLKQIFQEDKDLVPEFVHSEGLSCLIRVGAAADHNYQSYILRALGQLMLFVDGMLGVVAHSETVQWLYTLCASLSRLVVKTALKLLLVFVEYSENNAPLFIRAVNSVASTTGALPWANLVSILEEKNGSDPELLVYAVTLINKTLAALPDQDSFYDVTDALEQQGMEALVQRHLGTAGTDVDLRAQLVLYESALRLEDGDIEEAAVTGGRRERRKPSSEEGKRSRRSLEGGGCPTRAPEPSPAGPAPPIGPTSCPPGPTRTTGASSSPMGAASGLLASVSLFPSISVAPSADSASERSIYKARFLENVAAAETEKQAALAQGRAETLAGAMSDEADGHPDTQELWSSAEPAPVPRTPQSPVPQVLFWAQKSLEPELKEPLAPPSPKAESIQELPTRAPKLCIGDLDFSDLREDEDQDMLNMESLEAGKGVPPPLPLISGDSPPPPPPPPPPIKGVPLPPPPPPLFSGGPPPPPLPPPAGPLPGSVPDGLALPTKRKTVKLFWRELKLAGGHGSSGGHFGPCPTLWASLEPVSVDTARLEHLFESRAKDVLPSKKGGEGRRTMTTVLDPKRSNAINIGLTTLPPVHVIKAALLSFDEFAVSKDGIEKLLTMMPTEEERQKIEEAQLANPDIPLGPAENFLLTLASIGGLAARLQLWAFKLDYDSMEREIAEPLFDLKMGMEQLVQNATFHCILATLLAVGNFLNGSQSRGFELSYLEKVSEVKDTVRRQSLLHHLCSLVLQTQPDSSDLYSEIPALTRCAKVDFEQLAENLGQLERRSRATEESLRGLAKHELTPALRARLTHFLAHCARRVAMLKVVHRRVCNRFHAFLLYLGYTAQAAREVRIMQFCHTLREFALEYRTCRERVLQQQQKRATYRERNKTRGRMITETEKFSGVAGEAPSNPVIPVAVGSGPGQGDADSHISMKTLLTSRPEDTTHGRRSRGMVQSSSPVMPTVVGPSTAPSEETLGSSSPSDTSDEIMDLLVQSVTKSSPRALAARERKRSRGNRKSLRRTLKSGLGDDLVQALGLSKGPGLEV
- the FHOD1 gene encoding FH1/FH2 domain-containing protein 1 isoform X4 — encoded protein: MAGGEDCGDGVPVSVVTVRVQYLEDTDPFACANFPEPRRAPTCSLDGALPLCAQIPALHRLLGAPLKLEDCALQVSPSGYYLDPELSLEEQREMLEGFYEEISKGRKPTLILRTQLSVRVNAILEKLYGSSGPELRRSLFSLKQIFQEDKDLVPEFVHSEGLSCLIRVGAAADHNYQSYILRALGQLMLFVDGMLGVVAHSETVQWLYTLCASLSRLVVKTALKLLLVFVEYSENNAPLFIRAVNSVASTTGALPWANLVSILEEKNGSDPELLVYAVTLINKTLAALPDQDSFYDVTDALEQQGMEALVQRHLGTAGTDVDLRAQLVLYESALRLEDGDIEEAAVTGGRRERRKPSSEEGKRSRRSLEGGGCPTRAPEPSPAGPAPPIGPTSCPPGPTRTTGASSSPMGAASGLLASVSLFPSISVAPSADSASERSIYKARFLENVAAAETEKQAALAQGRAETLAGAMSDEADGHPDTQELWSSAEPAPVPRTPQSPVPQVLFWAQKSLEPELKEPLAPPSPKAESIQELPTRAPKLCIGDLDFSDLREDEDQDMLNMESLEAGKGVPPPLPLISGDSPPPPPPPPPPIKGVPLPPPPPPLFSGGPPPPPLPPPAGPLPGSVPDGLALPTKRKTVKLFWRELKLAGGHGSSGGHFGPCPTLWASLEPVSVDTARLEHLFESRAKDVLPSKKGGEGRRTMTTVLDPKRSNAINIGLTTLPPVHVIKAALLSFDEFAVSKDGIEKLLTMMPTEEERQKIEEAQLANPDIPLGPAENFLLTLASIGGLAARLQLWAFKLDYDSMEREIAEPLFDLKMGMEQLVQNATFHCILATLLAVGNFLNGSQVDFEQLAENLGQLERRSRATEESLRGLAKHELTPALRARLTHFLAHCARRVAMLKVVHRRVCNRFHAFLLYLGYTAQAAREVRIMQFCHTLREFALEYRTCRERVLQQQQKRATYRERNKTRGRMITETEKFSGVAGEAPSNPVIPVAVGSGPGQGDADSHISMKTLLTSRPEDTTHGRRSRGMVQSSSPVMPTVVGPSTAPSEETLGSSSPSDTSDEIMDLLVQSVTKSSPRALAARERKRSRGNRKSLRRTLKSGLGDDLVQALGLSKGPGLEV
- the FHOD1 gene encoding FH1/FH2 domain-containing protein 1 isoform X1, translated to MAGGEDCGDGVPVSVVTVRVQYLEDTDPFACANFPEPRRAPTCSLDGALPLCAQIPALHRLLGAPLKLEDCALQVSPSGYYLDPELSLEEQREMLEGFYEEISKGRKPTLILRTQLSVRVNAILEKLYGSSGPELRRSLFSLKQIFQEDKDLVPEFVHSEGLSCLIRVGAAADHNYQSYILRALGQLMLFVDGMLGVVAHSETVQWLYTLCASLSRLVVKTALKLLLVFVEYSENNAPLFIRAVNSVASTTGALPWANLVSILEEKNGSDPELLVYAVTLINKTLAALPDQDSFYDVTDALEQQGMEALVQRHLGTAGTDVDLRAQLVLYESALRLEDGDIEEAAVTGGRRERRKPSSEEGKRSRRSLEGGGCPTRAPEPSPAGPAPPIGPTSCPPGPTRTTGASSSPMGAASGLLASVSLFPSISVAPSADSASERSIYKLHQTAPIWAPENPPVPQPPTQQARLEARFLENVAAAETEKQAALAQGRAETLAGAMSDEADGHPDTQELWSSAEPAPVPRTPQSPVPQVLFWAQKSLEPELKEPLAPPSPKAESIQELPTRAPKLCIGDLDFSDLREDEDQDMLNMESLEAGKGVPPPLPLISGDSPPPPPPPPPPIKGVPLPPPPPPLFSGGPPPPPLPPPAGPLPGSVPDGLALPTKRKTVKLFWRELKLAGGHGSSGGHFGPCPTLWASLEPVSVDTARLEHLFESRAKDVLPSKKGGEGRRTMTTVLDPKRSNAINIGLTTLPPVHVIKAALLSFDEFAVSKDGIEKLLTMMPTEEERQKIEEAQLANPDIPLGPAENFLLTLASIGGLAARLQLWAFKLDYDSMEREIAEPLFDLKMGMEQLVQNATFHCILATLLAVGNFLNGSQSRGFELSYLEKVSEVKDTVRRQSLLHHLCSLVLQTQPDSSDLYSEIPALTRCAKVDFEQLAENLGQLERRSRATEESLRGLAKHELTPALRARLTHFLAHCARRVAMLKVVHRRVCNRFHAFLLYLGYTAQAAREVRIMQFCHTLREFALEYRTCRERVLQQQQKRATYRERNKTRGRMITETEKFSGVAGEAPSNPVIPVAVGSGPGQGDADSHISMKTLLTSRPEDTTHGRRSRGMVQSSSPVMPTVVGPSTAPSEETLGSSSPSDTSDEIMDLLVQSVTKSSPRALAARERKRSRGNRKSLRRTLKSGLGDDLVQALGLSKGPGLEV